From Solwaraspora sp. WMMD1047, the proteins below share one genomic window:
- a CDS encoding NAD(P)-binding domain-containing protein, producing MTTIGFIGSGRIGGALAHLAVAAGHDVVLSNSRGPQSLREAVAGLGARASAGTTTEAALAGDLVVVAIPVRAHRQVPVGPLRGRVVIDTLNYDPARQGVVPEIEAGDTAPQLLLQAHLRDAYVVKAFSTVFFRHLPQLARPAGAPDRSAVPIAGDHGPARAAVATLIDSLGFDAYDVGPLAECRRFAPGSPAQLAYLDPDGMFAAPARPASAADLAALLRQVS from the coding sequence ATGACAACGATCGGTTTCATCGGCAGCGGGCGGATCGGTGGCGCGCTCGCGCACCTGGCCGTCGCGGCCGGACACGACGTGGTGCTGAGCAACAGCCGCGGACCGCAGAGCCTGCGGGAGGCGGTGGCCGGGTTGGGGGCGCGGGCCAGTGCGGGCACCACCACCGAGGCCGCCCTCGCCGGTGACCTGGTGGTGGTGGCCATCCCGGTCCGCGCCCACCGGCAGGTGCCGGTCGGGCCGCTGCGCGGGCGGGTCGTCATCGACACGCTCAACTACGATCCGGCCCGGCAGGGCGTCGTCCCCGAGATCGAGGCCGGCGACACTGCGCCGCAGCTGCTGTTGCAGGCCCACCTGCGGGACGCGTACGTGGTCAAGGCGTTCAGCACCGTGTTCTTCAGGCACCTGCCGCAGCTCGCCCGGCCGGCCGGCGCACCGGACCGCAGCGCCGTGCCGATCGCGGGCGACCATGGTCCGGCCAGGGCAGCGGTCGCCACCCTGATCGACTCGCTCGGCTTCGACGCGTACGACGTGGGTCCGCTCGCCGAGTGCCGTCGGTTCGCGCCCGGCTCCCCCGCCCAGCTCGCCTACCTCGATCCGGACGGGATGTTCGCCGCCCCCGCCCGCCCGGCCTCCGCCGCCGATCTGGCCGCTCTCCTGCGCCAGGTGAGCTGA
- a CDS encoding tyrosine-type recombinase/integrase has protein sequence MPLLPLIADFLASRATRKPSPHTLAAYRRDLVAVAVLVAGRDPAALPRSGPLPAPDPLAGVCVDAFTGRALRAAFARFAAPRAAASVQRAWSTWNSFFTFLVGEGVVAGNPMLAVARPASQVPLPKPLRGEQTPERLLAAVAVPDGRQRDPWPERDLAVLGLALCAGLRLAELLALRTGSVSGRPGERRVEVAGKGGRVRMIPVEPELDALVEAYLDSRRRRFGARSVEVGGALLVDRWGAPLRRGGLQYLVESCYRRAGVTDRVPRGARLHALRHTFATRLAEDGASASEIMRLLGHASLASSQNYIEVTAGQQRAAIRANRTNRVLGTLLGVPGG, from the coding sequence ATGCCCCTACTCCCCCTCATCGCCGACTTCCTCGCCTCCCGGGCCACCCGCAAGCCGTCCCCGCACACCCTGGCGGCGTACCGGCGGGATCTGGTCGCCGTCGCGGTGCTGGTCGCCGGGCGTGATCCGGCGGCACTCCCCCGGTCGGGTCCGCTCCCGGCGCCTGATCCGCTCGCCGGGGTGTGCGTCGACGCCTTCACCGGCCGGGCGCTGCGGGCCGCGTTCGCCCGGTTCGCCGCCCCGCGGGCCGCGGCGTCGGTCCAGCGGGCCTGGTCGACCTGGAACAGCTTCTTCACGTTCCTGGTCGGTGAGGGCGTGGTGGCGGGCAACCCGATGCTGGCGGTGGCCAGACCGGCGAGCCAGGTTCCGTTGCCGAAGCCGCTGCGCGGTGAGCAGACCCCGGAGCGGCTGTTGGCCGCCGTTGCGGTGCCGGACGGGCGGCAGCGGGATCCGTGGCCGGAGCGGGATCTGGCGGTGCTGGGCCTGGCGCTCTGCGCCGGGTTGCGGCTGGCGGAGTTGCTCGCGCTGCGGACGGGTTCGGTGTCGGGTCGGCCCGGTGAGCGCCGGGTGGAGGTGGCGGGCAAGGGCGGCCGGGTCCGGATGATCCCGGTCGAGCCGGAGTTGGACGCGCTGGTGGAGGCCTATCTGGATTCCCGGCGGCGCCGGTTCGGGGCGCGGTCGGTCGAGGTGGGTGGCGCGTTGCTTGTCGACCGGTGGGGTGCGCCGCTGCGCCGCGGTGGTCTGCAGTATCTGGTGGAGTCGTGTTACCGGCGGGCGGGCGTCACCGACCGGGTGCCGCGGGGGGCGCGGTTGCACGCGCTGCGGCACACGTTCGCGACGCGGCTGGCCGAGGACGGGGCGAGCGCGTCGGAGATCATGCGGTTGTTGGGGCACGCGAGTCTGGCGTCGAGCCAGAACTACATCGAGGTCACGGCGGGCCAGCAGCGGGCGGCGATCCGGGCGAACCGCACGAACCGGGTGCTGGGCACGTTGCTCGGTGTGCCGGGTGGGTAG
- a CDS encoding lytic polysaccharide monooxygenase, translating to MSSTARTHRPAALRALAIATMSLIVLTTALINADAAHAHGSAINPPSRNYGCWKRWGGNFQAPEMATQDPMCHQAWQNDPNGMWNWNGLYRDGVGGNHQAYVPDGQLCSAGRTDGNRYAAMDTPGAWQATQVNNNFTVTVHDQALHGADYHRIYVTRQGFNPLTTAPRWSDLELVSQTGVVPPGQGTRVPNDPVLNGVNVSINVSAPGRTGRHLVYTIWKASHSDQTYYFCSDVIFPGGGTTPTTPPVTTPPAPTTPPATTPPAPTTPPAPTTPPAGTGGCAASYTITSQWSGGFQAEVRVTAGASPITGWTVTMPFANGQRISQAWGATIATSGSTATARNVGYNGSIAAGASTTFGFIGSWTGTNAAPALTCAVA from the coding sequence ATGTCATCGACCGCACGCACCCACCGCCCGGCCGCCCTGCGCGCCCTGGCCATCGCCACCATGAGCCTGATCGTGCTCACCACCGCACTGATCAACGCCGACGCCGCCCACGCACACGGCTCCGCCATCAACCCACCGTCGCGCAACTACGGCTGCTGGAAACGCTGGGGCGGCAACTTCCAGGCCCCCGAAATGGCCACCCAGGACCCCATGTGCCACCAGGCCTGGCAGAACGACCCGAACGGCATGTGGAACTGGAACGGCCTCTACCGCGACGGCGTCGGCGGCAACCACCAGGCCTACGTCCCCGACGGACAGCTCTGCAGCGCCGGCCGCACCGACGGCAACCGCTACGCCGCCATGGACACCCCCGGCGCCTGGCAGGCCACCCAGGTGAACAACAACTTCACCGTCACCGTCCACGACCAGGCCCTGCACGGCGCCGACTACCACCGCATCTACGTCACCCGGCAGGGCTTCAACCCGCTCACCACCGCGCCCCGCTGGAGCGACCTCGAACTGGTCAGCCAGACCGGCGTCGTACCACCCGGCCAGGGCACCAGGGTCCCCAACGACCCGGTCCTCAACGGCGTCAACGTCTCCATCAACGTCAGCGCCCCCGGCCGCACCGGCCGCCACCTGGTCTACACCATCTGGAAGGCCAGCCACTCCGACCAGACCTACTACTTCTGCAGCGACGTGATCTTCCCCGGCGGCGGCACCACCCCGACCACCCCACCGGTCACCACCCCGCCGGCACCCACGACCCCGCCCGCCACCACGCCGCCCGCCCCGACCACCCCGCCGGCACCGACCACGCCACCCGCCGGCACCGGCGGCTGCGCCGCCAGCTACACCATCACCAGCCAATGGTCCGGTGGCTTCCAGGCCGAGGTCCGGGTCACCGCCGGCGCATCGCCCATCACCGGCTGGACCGTCACCATGCCCTTCGCCAACGGCCAACGCATCAGCCAGGCCTGGGGGGCGACCATCGCCACCAGCGGCTCGACCGCCACCGCCCGCAACGTCGGCTACAACGGCAGCATCGCCGCCGGCGCCAGCACCACCTTCGGATTCATCGGCTCCTGGACCGGCACCAACGCCGCACCAGCCCTGACCTGCGCCGTCGCCTGA
- a CDS encoding excinuclease ABC subunit UvrA, with amino-acid sequence MSRATKTDTHPPTSAAADSHDLIRVQGARVNNLKDISIDIPKRRLTVFTGVSGSGKSSLVFGTIAAESQRLINETYSTFVQGFMPTLARPEVDVLEGLTTAIIVDQQRMGADPRSTVGTATDANAMLRIVFSRLGKPHIGSPSAYSFNVASVRASGAITVDRGAAAKATKVTFTRTGGMCPNCEGRGTVSDFDLSQLYDDSLSISEGAITVPGYKADNVWTVQTFAQSGFIDPDKPIRRYTKKELHDFLYKEPVKIKVNGINLTYEGLIPKIQKSFLAKDREAMQPHIRAFVDRAITFTACPECGGTRLSEAARSSKINGINIADASAMQITDLAEWVRDLKEPSVAPLLTALGHTLDSFVEIGLGYLSLDRPAGTLSGGEAQRTKMIRHLGSSLTDVTYVFDEPTIGLHPHDIQRMNNLLLRLRNKGNTVLVVEHKPETIVIADHVVDLGPGAGTAGGTVCFEGTVDGLRASDTLTGRHFDDRATIKATPRTPTGALQIRGADTHNLRDVDVDIPLGVLVVVTGVAGSGKSSLVHGSIPADAGVVSVDQTPIRGSRRSNPATYTGLLDPIRKAFAKANGVKPALFSANSEGACPNCNGAGVIYTDLAVMAGVATTCEECEGRRFEASVLDHHLGGRDISQVLAMSVTEAREFFGAGEARTPAAHAILDRLADVGLGYLSLGQPLTTLSGGERQRLKLATHMADKGGIYVLDEPTTGLHLADVEQLLGLLDRLVDAGKSVIVVEHHQAVMAHADWIIDLGPGAGHDGGRIVFEGTPADLVSTRSTLTGEHLATYVGA; translated from the coding sequence ATGAGCAGGGCCACGAAGACCGACACCCACCCGCCCACCTCGGCGGCCGCCGACAGCCACGACCTGATCCGGGTCCAGGGCGCCCGGGTGAACAACCTCAAGGACATCAGCATCGACATCCCGAAACGCCGGCTCACGGTCTTCACCGGCGTCTCCGGCTCCGGCAAGAGCTCCCTGGTCTTCGGCACCATCGCCGCCGAGTCACAACGGCTGATCAACGAGACCTACAGCACCTTCGTCCAGGGCTTCATGCCCACCCTGGCCCGGCCCGAGGTCGACGTCCTGGAAGGGCTGACGACCGCGATCATCGTAGACCAGCAACGGATGGGCGCCGACCCCCGCTCCACCGTCGGCACCGCCACCGACGCCAACGCGATGCTGCGGATCGTCTTCAGCCGACTCGGCAAACCGCACATCGGCTCACCCAGCGCCTACTCCTTCAACGTCGCCTCGGTCCGGGCCAGCGGCGCGATCACCGTCGACCGCGGCGCCGCCGCCAAGGCCACCAAGGTCACCTTCACCCGCACCGGCGGCATGTGCCCGAACTGCGAGGGCCGCGGCACGGTCTCCGACTTCGACCTCAGCCAGCTCTACGACGACAGCCTGTCGATCAGCGAGGGCGCCATCACCGTCCCCGGCTACAAGGCGGACAACGTCTGGACCGTGCAGACCTTCGCCCAGTCCGGCTTCATCGACCCCGACAAGCCGATCCGCCGGTACACCAAGAAGGAACTGCACGACTTCCTCTACAAGGAACCCGTCAAGATCAAAGTCAACGGCATCAACCTGACGTACGAAGGGCTCATCCCCAAGATCCAGAAATCCTTCCTGGCCAAGGACCGGGAAGCGATGCAACCCCACATCCGCGCCTTCGTCGACCGCGCCATCACCTTCACCGCCTGCCCCGAATGCGGCGGCACCCGGCTCAGCGAAGCAGCCCGCTCCTCGAAGATCAACGGCATCAACATCGCCGACGCCAGCGCCATGCAGATCACCGACCTCGCCGAATGGGTCCGCGACCTCAAGGAACCATCCGTGGCGCCGCTGCTGACCGCACTCGGCCACACCCTCGACTCATTCGTCGAGATCGGCCTCGGCTACCTCTCCCTCGACCGGCCCGCCGGCACCCTCTCCGGCGGCGAGGCCCAACGCACCAAGATGATCCGCCACCTCGGCTCCTCACTCACCGACGTCACCTACGTCTTCGACGAACCCACCATCGGCCTGCACCCGCACGACATCCAACGCATGAACAACCTGCTGCTGCGGCTGCGCAACAAGGGCAACACCGTCCTCGTCGTCGAACACAAACCCGAGACCATCGTCATCGCCGACCACGTCGTCGACCTCGGCCCCGGCGCCGGAACCGCCGGCGGCACCGTCTGCTTCGAAGGCACCGTCGACGGACTCCGCGCCAGCGACACCCTCACCGGCCGCCACTTCGACGACCGCGCCACCATCAAGGCCACCCCCCGCACCCCGACCGGCGCCCTGCAGATCCGCGGCGCCGACACCCACAACCTGCGCGACGTCGACGTCGACATCCCCCTCGGCGTACTCGTCGTCGTCACCGGCGTCGCCGGCTCCGGCAAGAGCTCCCTCGTCCACGGGTCGATCCCCGCCGACGCCGGCGTCGTCTCCGTCGACCAGACCCCGATCCGCGGCTCCCGCCGCAGCAACCCCGCCACCTACACCGGCCTGCTCGACCCCATCCGCAAGGCGTTCGCCAAGGCCAACGGCGTCAAACCCGCCCTGTTCAGCGCCAACTCCGAAGGCGCCTGCCCCAACTGCAACGGCGCCGGCGTCATCTACACCGACCTGGCGGTGATGGCCGGCGTCGCCACCACCTGCGAGGAGTGCGAAGGCCGGCGGTTCGAAGCCTCCGTGCTCGACCACCACCTCGGCGGCCGCGACATCAGCCAGGTGCTCGCCATGTCGGTCACCGAGGCGCGGGAGTTCTTCGGCGCCGGCGAGGCACGCACCCCGGCCGCCCACGCCATCCTCGACCGGCTCGCCGACGTCGGACTCGGCTATCTCAGCCTCGGCCAGCCCCTCACCACGCTCTCCGGCGGCGAGCGGCAGCGGCTCAAACTCGCCACCCACATGGCCGACAAGGGCGGCATCTACGTCCTCGACGAACCCACCACCGGACTGCACCTGGCCGACGTCGAACAGCTGCTCGGACTCCTCGACCGGCTCGTCGACGCCGGCAAGTCGGTCATCGTCGTCGAGCACCACCAGGCGGTCATGGCGCACGCCGACTGGATCATCGACCTCGGCCCCGGCGCCGGCCACGACGGCGGCCGGATCGTCTTCGAGGGCACCCCCGCCGACCTGGTGTCCACCCGCTCCACCCTCACCGGCGAACACCTCGCAACCTACGTGGGTGCCTGA
- a CDS encoding endonuclease/exonuclease/phosphatase family protein, whose product MRLATFNLLHGRSPHDGLVDEARLTAAVTALDADILAMQEVDRDQTRSGRLDQTAIAARALGAPAHRFAAAMVGTPGERFRPLTHDDDGHGEPCYGVGLVSRYPVRSWHVTRLPCTPVRSPVWVAGPGGGLILLRDEPRVVIAAVLDTPHGPLTAAATHLSFVPGWNLRQLRQVVRALRTLPPPRILLGDLNMPGGLARLVSGWQVLGRRPTYPAEAPRVQLDHVLADPRGGGSLPPVVAVDAPPATISDHRPLVVELA is encoded by the coding sequence ATGCGCCTGGCGACCTTCAACCTGCTGCACGGCCGCTCACCCCACGACGGGCTGGTCGACGAGGCCCGCCTGACCGCGGCCGTCACCGCACTCGACGCCGACATCCTGGCCATGCAGGAGGTCGACCGCGACCAGACCCGCAGTGGCCGGCTCGACCAGACCGCGATCGCCGCCCGCGCGCTCGGCGCCCCCGCCCACCGGTTCGCCGCCGCCATGGTCGGCACGCCCGGGGAGCGGTTCCGCCCACTGACCCACGACGACGACGGACACGGCGAACCCTGCTACGGAGTCGGCCTGGTCAGCCGGTATCCCGTCCGCTCCTGGCATGTCACCCGGCTGCCCTGCACGCCGGTGCGGTCACCGGTCTGGGTCGCCGGCCCCGGCGGAGGGCTGATCCTGCTCCGCGACGAACCGCGGGTGGTCATCGCCGCCGTCCTGGACACCCCGCACGGCCCCCTCACCGCCGCCGCCACCCACCTGTCCTTCGTACCGGGCTGGAACCTGCGCCAGCTGCGACAGGTGGTCCGCGCGCTGCGTACCCTCCCACCGCCCCGGATCCTGCTCGGCGACCTCAACATGCCGGGCGGTCTGGCCCGGCTGGTCTCCGGCTGGCAGGTGCTCGGCCGGCGCCCGACGTATCCGGCCGAGGCGCCCCGCGTGCAGCTCGACCACGTCCTGGCCGACCCCCGCGGCGGCGGCTCGTTGCCCCCCGTGGTGGCCGTCGACGCGCCACCGGCCACCATCTCCGACCACCGGCCGCTCGTGGTGGAACTGGCCTGA
- a CDS encoding AraC family transcriptional regulator, with product MDPLSEVLALLRPHGYLTAGFDAGGDWALELDDLAGRIKCYAVVKGSCWLTLAGHPPVPVAEGACFVLPTGRTAVIGSAPDVAPARASTVLDPDRSGQVITYNGGGGVYLVGARFEAGSPHVGLLLRNLPPLMLVSTSDDRARLRWSIELMMEEFREPRPGSDLIAQQLAHMMLVQALRLYLAAPAHDDVGWFAALADPRMHAALAAMHADPGRSWTVRGLATVAGMSRSAFAECFRTRAGETPIAYLARWRMMLAAERLQHGDDTVARIAGSLGYESEPAFNTAFKRIMGVPPRRYAGLVRQNGSHLPAGRVGDPSEQDPVPVR from the coding sequence ATGGATCCGCTGAGCGAGGTACTCGCGCTGCTGAGGCCGCACGGCTACCTCACCGCAGGCTTCGACGCCGGTGGCGACTGGGCGCTGGAACTCGACGATCTGGCCGGCCGGATCAAGTGCTACGCGGTCGTCAAGGGCTCCTGCTGGCTGACGCTCGCCGGCCACCCGCCGGTTCCCGTTGCGGAGGGCGCCTGCTTCGTGCTTCCCACCGGCCGCACGGCCGTCATCGGCAGCGCACCGGACGTCGCACCGGCGCGCGCCTCCACGGTGCTCGACCCCGACCGCAGCGGCCAGGTCATCACCTACAACGGCGGCGGTGGCGTCTACCTGGTCGGCGCCCGCTTCGAGGCCGGCAGCCCGCACGTCGGGCTGCTGCTGCGGAACCTGCCGCCGCTGATGCTGGTCAGCACCTCCGACGACCGGGCCCGGCTGCGCTGGTCGATCGAGCTGATGATGGAGGAGTTCCGCGAGCCGCGTCCGGGCTCGGACCTGATCGCGCAACAGCTCGCGCACATGATGCTGGTCCAGGCCCTGCGCCTCTACCTGGCCGCGCCCGCCCACGACGACGTCGGCTGGTTCGCCGCGCTCGCCGACCCCCGCATGCACGCCGCGCTCGCCGCCATGCACGCCGACCCGGGCCGCTCCTGGACGGTGCGCGGCCTCGCCACCGTCGCGGGCATGTCCCGCTCCGCGTTCGCCGAGTGCTTCCGGACCCGCGCCGGCGAGACCCCGATCGCCTACCTGGCCCGCTGGCGGATGATGCTCGCCGCGGAGCGGCTCCAGCACGGCGACGACACCGTCGCCCGGATCGCCGGCTCCCTGGGCTACGAGTCCGAGCCCGCGTTCAACACCGCGTTCAAACGCATCATGGGTGTGCCGCCGCGCCGGTACGCCGGCCTTGTTCGCCAGAACGGCTCCCACCTGCCTGCCGGGAGGGTGGGCGACCCCTCCGAGCAGGACCCCGTACCGGTTCGATAA
- a CDS encoding helix-turn-helix transcriptional regulator, with protein MTSRPAAAQHLRDLARLRRIRDRIDREYAQPLDVEALARGENMSAGHLSRQFRLAYGESPYGYLMTRRIERAMALLRRGDLSVTDVCFAVGCASLGTFSSRFTELVGVPPSVYRRQAGRATAGMPSCVAKQVTRPIRNREASAAGRA; from the coding sequence GTGACCAGCAGACCCGCCGCCGCGCAGCACCTGCGCGACCTCGCCCGGCTGCGCCGCATCCGCGACCGCATCGACCGCGAGTACGCCCAGCCGCTGGACGTCGAGGCGCTCGCCCGCGGCGAGAACATGTCGGCCGGCCACCTCAGCCGCCAGTTCCGCCTCGCCTACGGCGAATCGCCCTACGGCTACCTGATGACCCGGCGCATCGAACGCGCGATGGCCCTGCTGCGCCGCGGCGACCTCAGCGTCACCGACGTCTGTTTCGCCGTCGGCTGCGCCTCGCTGGGCACCTTCAGCAGCCGCTTCACCGAACTCGTCGGCGTGCCGCCGAGCGTCTACCGCCGCCAGGCCGGGCGCGCCACCGCCGGCATGCCGTCCTGCGTGGCGAAACAGGTGACCAGACCGATCAGGAATCGAGAAGCCTCCGCCGCCGGCCGCGCCTAA
- a CDS encoding VOC family protein translates to MDISIHSSYLPQDDPDAALAFYRDLLGFEVRNDVGYGGMRWITVGPTGQPGTSIVLHPPAADPGITDDERRTIAEMMAKGTYAGINLATPDLDDTFEQLQAGKADIVQEPTEQPYGIRDCAVRDPAGNMIRIQELR, encoded by the coding sequence ATGGACATCAGCATTCACTCCAGCTACCTCCCGCAGGACGATCCCGACGCCGCGCTGGCCTTCTACCGCGACCTGCTCGGCTTCGAGGTCCGCAACGACGTCGGATACGGCGGCATGCGCTGGATCACCGTCGGCCCCACCGGCCAACCCGGCACCTCCATCGTGCTGCACCCACCCGCCGCCGACCCCGGCATCACCGACGACGAGCGCCGCACCATCGCCGAGATGATGGCCAAGGGCACCTACGCCGGCATCAACCTGGCCACCCCCGACCTCGACGACACCTTCGAGCAGCTGCAGGCCGGCAAGGCCGACATCGTCCAGGAGCCCACCGAGCAGCCGTACGGGATCCGCGACTGCGCCGTGCGCGACCCCGCCGGCAACATGATCCGCATCCAGGAACTGCGCTGA
- a CDS encoding SDR family oxidoreductase, with translation MAPVTVVTGGSRGIGAATVAQLATAGHDVALCYRRDEAAAHAVLRQLEATGRRGLAIRADTTDPDDVDRLFDTTGDQLGPITGLVNNAGVTSPIGPFIDLTDDDLRQVVDVNLIGYIRCAQRAARRMPPGSAIVNVSSAAATLGAPDEYIHYAAVKAATDALTVGLAKELGPRGIRVNAVSPGLINTDIHASSGMPDRPRRLAPQVPLGRPGEPDEVAAAIVWLLGPGASYTSGAIIRIAGGR, from the coding sequence ATGGCGCCGGTGACCGTGGTGACCGGCGGCAGCCGAGGAATCGGCGCCGCCACCGTCGCGCAACTCGCGACCGCCGGACACGACGTCGCCCTCTGCTACCGCCGCGACGAGGCCGCCGCACACGCCGTCCTGCGCCAACTGGAGGCCACCGGCCGGCGCGGCCTCGCCATCCGCGCCGACACCACCGACCCCGACGACGTCGACCGGCTCTTCGACACCACCGGCGACCAGCTCGGCCCGATCACCGGCCTGGTCAACAACGCCGGCGTGACCAGCCCGATCGGCCCGTTCATCGACCTCACCGACGACGACCTGCGCCAGGTCGTCGACGTCAACCTGATCGGCTACATCCGCTGCGCCCAACGGGCCGCCCGCCGGATGCCACCCGGCTCGGCCATCGTCAACGTCTCCTCGGCCGCCGCCACCCTCGGCGCCCCCGACGAATACATCCACTACGCCGCCGTCAAGGCCGCCACCGACGCGCTCACCGTCGGCCTGGCCAAGGAGCTCGGCCCCCGCGGCATCCGGGTCAACGCCGTGTCGCCCGGCCTGATCAACACCGACATCCACGCCAGCTCCGGCATGCCCGACCGCCCCCGCCGACTGGCGCCCCAGGTCCCGCTGGGCCGCCCCGGCGAACCCGACGAGGTCGCCGCCGCGATCGTCTGGCTGCTCGGCCCCGGCGCCTCCTACACCTCCGGCGCCATCATCCGCATCGCCGGCGGCCGCTGA